The Psychrobacillus sp. FSL K6-4046 DNA window CCTTTTACTACAATTGAAGTGCTTCCATCGGATATGGGGGGCATTGAGCAAAACATCCGTAACATTATGGATGCGAAGCCAGATATCCTGAATCATAATATTGAAACGGTACGTCGATTAACTCCTAGAGTTAGAGCACGTGCACAATATGACCGTTCTTTAGAATTATTAAAGCGTGCAAAGGAAATGCAGCCAAGCATTCCTACAAAGTCTTCGTTAATGCTAGGTTTAGGGGAAACGTTTGAAGAAATCATTGAGGTTATGGATGATTTACGTGCAAATAACGTTGATATTATGACAATTGGTCAATATTTGCAGCCTACGAAAAAACATTTAAAGGTTCAAAAATATTATTCTCCAGCTGAGTTTGGAGAACTGCGTAAGATAGCAATGAGTAAGGGTTTTTCACATTGTGAGGCAGGCCCACTTGTTAGAAGTAGCTATCATGCAGATGAGCAAGTAAATGCAGCTGCGAAGCAAAGACAGCAACAAGGTGAGGAATTACTAGCTGTTCAAGAGTAATAGCTAATGGATGGTGAATGTATGATAATAGCAGAAGGCTTCACTTATGAAGTAATAGAAGATTACCGTGATGCGTTTAAAGAGGAAGCTTTTTTGGAGCGTTACAGCGAGATTTTAACAAAGTACGATTATATTATGGGAGACTGGGGATATGGTCAGCTTCGCCTAAAAGGATTTTTCGAGGATCGGAACCAAAAGGCAACATTCGATACGAAAATTAGTACGATGAAGGATTATTTGTACGAGTATTGCAATTTTGGCTGTGCTTATTTCCTTGTTAAAAAAACAGGTGTGGCTCCAAAACCAGTAGTTTTAGAGCTAGTAAAAGATAAACAAGAAAACCTTGAGCAGGATCAGTTATGATCTAGCTCAAGGTTTTTTTCTGTAGTAGAGTTATCATGAAAAGTAGGGTTCTGAGTCATAATAATACCCTTTGGCTTTCTGCAGAACAAGCTTCTTGAGGTGAGCAAAGAGAATAAGCTATCAAGACTCAGTTTCGCTGTTATTTTTCTTAAGAATAAGATTAACTTTTTCTACCATTTCAACAATCTCAGGGTGTATTCTATTCTCTTCTTCTAAGATTAAATTAGCTGAATCTATTTCCTTGAACACACCTTGTATTGATTTTAATTGATTCATCTGATCGGTTGTTGGTGGCTTGTTATCGATTTGGTAAAGTAAGCTGATTAAGTCCGCTAAAGAGACATTTAGCTTTGGATTTAGGTCAGTGGCCATCTCCAACAATCTCTCTGCATTACTAATATCCTCTAGCATTGGACCGATGGCCAGCCATCTCTTTTCCTCATCTTGAAGATCTTTCTCACTTTCTTGAATAAAGGAAGCGTTAGTTGTAAAAGCCATGTCTATGAATTGAAATGCTTCCTGAAAAAAGGCATAAGATGCGGTCTCATTATAGTGATTATTTGTGTTTTCTTTCTTATAAAATGTTTCTTTCAAGTATCCGTGTTCATCTTTATCAAATTTGAAACTCTGTACAGTTCTATCAGAGTGCTGCGCTTTAATCATGACGATTAATGGTTTTCTTTCAAAAATGGTTGTACTAAAATCTATATAGCCTAATTGAACATATTCATCAAAAAGAGGATAGGTTTTATCACCGTCTTTAACGACCAACAACCACTTCTGCCCATCATCCCATGCATAACGGCCGTTCTCCATTTTTCCTGCATCTACATGCAATTCAATTATTTCATCTTCACCATCGCCATCGATGTCGATTTTAGTTGTTTTATAAAGTGCAACAGGATACTTTTCAATATCTTTTGCGAGAATCATAGAATAATCTTTATTCACTTCTTCATTCATCGCCAGCTCCAGTGTGGTTTTTTCCTCCTTTAGAGTGTCTTTTTCTAATGAAAGTTGTTCTAGTTGCTTTTTAAGCTTGTTAATTTCGTTGGCTTGATCTGTGTCTGACTGATCAGCGCAACCAACAAGTATACCTATTAAGCATACGATTCCCAGTAAAAGTCCTCTCATTTTATTATTTCCTCCTATATAGCAGTAATAAATATTAATTCTCTATTCTTTTGGTTATACCTCTTTCAATTACCTAATTGAAAGGAAAAAATGATTTCCGCTCATATGAAGGTGATAAGGTTCAAACACAACAAGTTGAGATGCTCAATAATCTTTCCATATCTATGTTTGGAAATATTTAGTGTGTTAATATGATATAAGAGAAATAGTAATCGCTATTAAAATACTGTTTGGAGGAAAGAGAGTGAATTCAAACACTAACCGTTTAGCATACAATGAAACAGAAGTTTATTGGAAGAATTATCAGAGATTTTTTCCTGAAGAGTTGCGTATAAATGACAATAATCTACCTGATGAAGAATGGTGGGTTTGGAATGACTATCATATACATCTAGATCGAATGACTGCTTTGGATTCGAACATTAAAGTTGTTTTACTACATGGTGCAGGTGGAAACGGGCGACTATTGGCTCCCTATGCTCTGATGTTACAAGCATATGGATATGATGTTGTATCTCTAGACCTTCCTCCTTATGGTCTTAGTTACACCGAGTCAGTGAAATCTATGGAATACTATGATTGGATAGAAATAATTTCAGAGTTTATTAAACAGGAATTCAATCGAGACGGTAAGCCAATTGTTTTATTAGGGGCAAGTATCGGAGGCATGCTAGCATATCATGTGGCTAGTATGAGTAAGCAAGTGAAAGGTTTGATTGTTACGACTTTTGTAGATACAAGTAATCAGAGGGTTCGTGATCAAATTGCCCCCAATAAGTTAATTAGCCGACTAGGTAAATTCACGTTGGATCGCTTCCCTCTTGTATTAGATTCGTTTCTGATCTCCGTTTCTAAAGTATCAAGAATGAAGTTAATCACAAATAATTATGAGCTGACGAAACTAATTATTCAAGATTCTCGAGCTGCGGGGACAAAAATTCCTTTGCGATTTCTAAGAACCTTTTTAAATGCGAAACCAATTATTGAACCTGAATATTTTGATGCTTGTCCTATATTACTTGTCCATCCTGAAGTAGATCCGATGACGCCATTTAAATTAAGTGAATCTTTTTATAAACGACTGAAATGTAAGAAGAGATGTGTAATTTTAGAAGGAGCCGGTCATTTTCCTGTAGAACAACCTGGTGTCGAACAGATGAAAATAGCTGTCCTAACCTTTTTGAATGAGATAGAAAATACTTTTGAGTCAAAAGAAGATTAGAATTAACTATAGGTAACCGTGCTTAGGTGGAAATATACGACTTATTATTAATGAGGTTGGTGCTCAATATTGAACAATACGCTTTTTAACCTATTCGTTTTTATAGGACTGGGTTCTACCCTTTTTACTATCGTGCTTTTAATAGCACTATTTACAATTAAATATATTCGCAAGAAACCAAAAGGCTTTCCTAAAAAAGTATTTGTTTCTATGAGTATTTTAGGCACAGTATCGGCTGTTTTTTGGAGTAGTTGGATTGTTAATCCTAATTTCTTGCCTCAGGGACATCCTGGTCAAACTCTTCAATCTCCAAATGGTGATTTTAAAGCACAGGTATATCATATGTCTGGATTTATAGATTATAAAAATGTAAGAGTAGATATAATTAACAATGAAACGAAAAAGAAAGAAATGATTTATTATGACTATGTAGATAAAGCGTTAGACATTATGTGGGTAGAGGAAGACACTTTAAAGATTGAAGAAAAATATTTAGAGGTTGATAGGGATAAATTTGATTATAGAACACAGGGGACTTAAACAATCGTGAGCGTGATGGGGTAAATAAGTAAAATGAGCATAGAAGCATAGCTTCCAGCTCATTTTTTTGTGCATTATAACTTAACCATTTAAGAAATGCTTTCTCCCAAGCGTGTACAGAGAACTTTTCTGATTATGTCAGGGACATCATTAACTCAGTAATTCTCTTAAATATTCTCTAAGCTCTAATGCTTCCTCTTCGGATCTATTAAAAATATGCTCTAGGTAGCCCGGTTCTTCTACATCATCTGAACCTATGATGGCTGACCGATTGTATTGTATATCCATTACAAGAACTTTTCCAAAAAATCGAGAGCTCTGTACGATCGCTAAGTCGTAACGCTGAGACTCGCCTGTAAATCCAACAAACCTTGTTTTTGTATCTTCGACATCATCATATAAAAAGAATCGCTCCACCCTTGACACTCCTTCCTTACCTAACAATTATGGTACTATAGAATAGAAGTAGATATCAACGAAAACAAGAAATTAGGAGGCTGTACCATGTATTTTGTGGACCGTAAAAGTATAGCACTGACACTAAAGCATATGAGAGAATTGTTAGTGTTAATTGATGGCAATAAAGACTGGAATGAAAATGAAATTACCAAGTTAGCCCTGGAGCGAGTTGGACAAAATATGATTGAGTCTGTTATAGATGTAGGTAATTCTATGATTGATGGCTTCATCATGAGAGATCCGGGTGGCTATGACGATATAATTGATATTTTAACCGATGAAAAAGTTATTACACCTGAAATGGATGCCCCTTTAAAAGCTGTGATTGAAATGAGAAAAGAGCTTGTAAGACATTTCTTTTCCGTTGACCATAAGCAATTAGAAAGCGTATTGGTGGAAAACCTTCCTTATTTAAAACAGTTCCCAGAAAGAGTAGAAAATTATTTGATTAACGAACTTGGACCCGTTTCGGCATTTTTACCGGAGGACTCCGATGTCCGCCTATAAAGGGTACTTTTTAGATTTAGATGGAACTGTTTATAAGGGACAAACACCAATTCGTGAAGCTGTCGATTTTGTTCATTATTTGCAAAATAAAGGAATCGAGCCTTTCTTTGTAACAAATAATTCATCGATGACTCAAAAGCAATTACAGCAGAAGCTCGCAAAGATGGAAATTCAAACATCTGAGGAGCAAATCATTTCTTCTAGTATTGCTGCAGCAAATTATATTGCAGAGCATTATCCTGCAAAAAGTGTTTTCATGATCGGGGAAGAGGGACTAAGCGATGCTCTAGCCTCCGTTGGGATTGAGACGACTGATGAGCTAGCGGAAGTTGTCGTAATGGGAATAGACCATCAGGTCAATTATGAGAAGCTTGCGCAGGCTTGTTTATCAGTGAGAGCAGGAGCGGCATTTATTTCTACTAATAGTGACCATGCGTTTCCAAGCGAGAGAGGGTATCTTCCTGGGAATGGTGCATTCACGAAATTAGTAGAGCATTCTACTGGTGTTGAGCCAATTTTTACTGGAAAGCCACAGCCATTTATGCTGGAGTTTATTCAAAAAAAATATGGCTTTAAAAAAGAAGAGATGGTTATGATCGGAGACAACTATCAAACAGATATCCTTACAGGGATACACATGGGCATTGATACAGCTCACGTCAATACAGGTGTCAATCGTACGGAAGAGCTACAGATGTTATTGAAAAAACCGACTCATTTCTTAGAAACCTTACATGATTGGATAAAATAAATAGTATTAAAAAATGAAAAAAAGGCACTTCCTGTTCGTTTGAACAGAAGAGTGCCTTTTTTTCTATTAGTTAAAAAATATTTTAAAATCAGATTTGCGGCTGCTCTTAAAACAAAGGATTTTCTTCAATATATTTGTATATATTAGATACTAATTCTTCAGAGGAATTACCTTCGACGACATCCCCATTTACGATGGCGAATAGCGTTTCAGAGCATAGAGAACAATAGCTGAGGCAGCCATATTCTAGTACGTCTAAATCTGGATCTTGTTCTAATATATCAAAAGCTTCTTGTGAACCATTTGCAAGGTTGCTTATACAAAATTCAACCATTGGATTCATAGCTGTCACCTCACTACATCGTCATGCTACTCTATTTTTTTTAAAAGGTCAATTGAGAAGTTGTATTGTGAAAACTGTCACAATCATTTATAATTTGAGGAGACATTGAAAGAAAAGGGAGAATATTTATGCGAAAATTAGTCTTATTAGGTGGTGGATACGGTAATATGCGCGTATTATTACGCCTATTGCCAAATAATTTACCGGATGATGTAGAAATAACATTAATAGATCGTACGCCATTTCATAGCTTAAAAACAGAATTCTATGCTTTAGCAGCAGGAACTTCATCTGACCAAAATATAAGAGTTGCTTTTCCAGACAGTAACAAACTAAATATTGTTTATGGGGAAGTTGAGAAAATCGATGTAGAAAACAAGCAAGTCATTCTACAAGGAGAACAAACTGTTCCTTACAATGATTTAGTCATTGGGTTAGGCTGTGAGGATAAATATCATAACGTTCCGGGTGCAGAGGAATACACTTATAGTATTCAAACAATAGGACGTTCAAGAGACACTTATAATAAGATTGGTGGACTTCCAGCTGGATCTATAGTAGGTATTGTTGGAGCAGGCTTAAGCGGAATCGAGCTTGCAAGTGAACTTCGCGAAAGTAGACCGGACCTTAAGATTAAATTATTTGATCGTAGTCCTCGTGTATTACGAGACTTTCCTGAGCGCTTAAGTAATTTTGTGCAAAAATGGTTTGATACAAATGATGTTGACGTTATTAGCAACTCGAATATAACGAAGGTCGAGCCAAATAAATTATACAATCATGATGAAATAATCCCTGTGGATGTAGTAGTGTGGACTGCTGGTATTCAGCCTGCAGCACCAGTCCGAGCTTTACCAGGTGAAAAGGATAAGACAGGACGCATTATTCTAACTCAATATCACGATTTGCCAAGCTATGAAAATGTATTTGTAGTGGGAGATTGCGCTTCTTTACCTTTTGCACCAAGTGCTCAGCTTGCCGAAGAACAGGCAGAACAAATAGTAAAGGTTCTACAAGCACGCTGGAAGGGCCAACCGCTTCCAGAGAAAATGCCAGAGATTAAACTAAAAGGCTTCATGGGATCATTAGGGAAAAAACAAGGATTTGCCTATTTGGCAGATATCTCAGTTACTGGTCGCATTGCGAGATTAATGAAGTCAGGCTTACTATGGATGTATAAACGACATAACGGTTAAAATAAAAAGCTTAGGAACGTAAAGAATACGTTACTAAGCTTTTTGCGATTATTTAGTTTGCTATATACCCATACTTTTCAAGAGCCGAGAATACTGGCTTTAATTGAATATATCCTTCACCTATTACTTCCTCGTTAATCATGATTAGTGGATAAAAAAACTCATCATTGGCAATTTGATTGGCAATCGATTGTTGTTTTTCATCTTCTAGAGGCTGCTCTATATCAATATATGAAAATGTTATTTGATGTTCTGGAAATTTTCTGCTGATAGCGGCTTCTAACCATTCGTATGTGTCCTTTGATGAAGGTGCATTCACACAGCTTGCACATACTATATCGGCACCGTAAACTTCTACAGTGAGCTTTTCTTGTGCCATAATTTACTTGTCCCCTTTATCTGTTTAATCCTTATCCCCTACACATTACATTATAAAGGGGTTACTGAAAAGCTGTCAAAAGGTCCACACCTCTTCATTTTAATAGGAGGCTTCATGAGCAAAGTCAGGACTGGATTAATTTACTAGCCCAATAAGGAGCGATAGGGATATACGATACTTCTTCTCTTATTCTATCTGCCACCTAATGAGACGTACTCCAATTGGTTGTCCTTGTCGTAATGGAACACGACGAGACTGTTGCTGTCGTGCTGCGGGTTATACATGTAATAGCTTATCTCGGTCATGTCATCAAATTTGTTGAAGAAACCGATGTGTTTCGACTGCTTGGCCAGTTCGACCTCGAACGGTAGATTACCCTCTGGTTCCGCTAGGTGTATCGCATTGTTCTTTACTTCGAACTTGACCGGGAACTCGGCTTTTAGCGTTTCGAAATCCTCAGCTGCAAGTAGATCCATGAAGCGCCTCGACGTTCTATCGGTTTCCTGTAGGAATCCGTTGTAGTCAGCTCTGTCCTCACTTAGTTTATCTTTTAGCTCTTGATTCTCTTTTTCCAGCGCTTCGATTTTTTTCTCGTGATCCGCAAGGTCTTTTTCATCTGAACAACCGACCATCATGATTGAAATGAATGTCAACGATAGTAATTTTTTCAATTAATTACCCTCCTGCTATGTCATTAAGTGACATTTTATAACGAAATACAAAATTGTACAATTTTTCTAAAATAAGTGTTGTAAAGATAGTGACATAAGTTAATAAAAATGGCATAAATTGATGGCCTTTTTACTCAATGAGATGACAAATGCTCATTTTTAGACGTTCAAAACTACCTGGAGCCATTCTATGAGTGTCATGCAGAGATCACAGTATGTAATATTCATTCATCTTTGGGCAGACTATTTACCGTAGATGTTTTACGGGAAGTAAACACTTCCATTTAATCAGCAATTATTCTATAATGATTGTAGTGAAAGGAGTCGATCTATATGACTGATACAATTAATGAACAAGTTCAAGAAGTTTTAGATAAATTGCGCCCATTCTTACTACGAGACGGTGGGGACTGCGAGCTTGTTGACGTTGAAGACGGCATTGTAAAACTACGACTTTTAGGAGCATGCGGAAGCTGCCCAAGTTCTACGATCACTTTAAAAGCTGGTATAGAACGCGCTTTACTAGAGGAAGTACCTGGTATCGTAGAAGTAGAACAAGTATTTTAATCCAAAAAAATATGAAAAAAGAAGCCTAACTGGCTTCTTTTTCTTTATGTACGCATTTCCTGCCAGCGTTCCTTGGCCATCTCAATAAGTGAAGGTTCAACAGAAGAGCTTTGTTTTTCTAGGATCATCGAAAAATAACGTGTAGCTAAATCTCTTGCTCCAATTCGTCTAGATAGCTCTGCTATCATGTAGAGAACTCGTATCTCAGACATTTGGGTTCCACTATAATCCTCCCTAGAATATGAATCGATATAGCGATCTCTTGCTATTTCTAGAAATCTTTTTTCCTCATCTTGTTGTCCTAATATACGGTAGAGCCAAGCTACTCGCAATGCTAAGCCGGCTATGGATACAAATTTTTCTTTCTTTAAAGATGCACATAATATTCCTAACTTATAAGCAGTGATCCCTTCTTGAATTGTTCTTTCACCGCCGTACGATCGTGATGTCCATTGTTTGGTTATGTTCTCCTTGATCGCGTTTTTTACACTTGGAGCAAAATATTTTGTGAAATCATCTGTAAACGAAAAGCCACAGTGCTCACATACAAATACATTATAAAGTAATGGATTGATTTCTTTATTCTGGTAGATTGGTTGAAAGTCTGTATCATGGGTTTCTAGCTTTATAAATTTCGAACGAATTTTAGTTGACTTAAATTTATTCTTACAGTGTAAGCATACTACCTCTTTTTGATAATACGGAAGTATTTCCATTACTTTTTCCCCTTTGAAGCCTATTATTTCTTTTATTATACTGTAAAAATATGTAGAAAGCGATGTCAGTTTCGAGTAGTTTTCCTTGTATAGATAGTGGAAACATTGATATTATATATACATAAGGAAGGAATGTGATCTACATGACAGAAGTAGTTAATTTGTCTGAAGCGGCAGCTTACCGCGTTAAAGAGATGATGGTCCACAATGAGGAGGAAGGTTCACTTCTACGTGTTTCCGTTAACGGTGGTGGATGTAGCGGACTTTCCTATGGTATGGGATTTGAAAAAGAGAAAAACCAAGATGATTTAGTTTTGCATCAGCATGGACTAGACATCATTGTTTCCAAGGAAGATGCATCTATACTTACTGGAACGGTCATCGATTATAAAGAATCGTTGATGGGTGGAGGCTTTACGATCGATAACCCGAATGCAATTGCTTCCTGTGGCTGTGGTTCATCGTTTAGAACTGCTAAAAAAGAAGGCACACCTGAAAGCTGTTAAATAAATGAAAGAACATTTTCTTGAATTAGAAAATGTTCTTTTTTATAAATAAAAAGCATATACGCTCTTAAAAGGAGAAAGCTAAAAGGACTGAATAGTTTCCTTATTTGCATGCTAGTTAAACTTGCATTTGAACTTTTTAATAAATACTAACAATTATCTGTATATTCCTACCTTTAGAATGTTGTTAAATAGTGTTGAAATCCTATTCTAAAAGGTCTAAAATAGGTATAGTGTGAAATTTGTCGGAAAAATGACAAGCTAAAAACGAATGAACAAGATTTATGAATCATTCGGTTGTTATAAAAAATAAAAAAAGGTGGTTGCGATCTTCGTGAAAAGACCAACAGTTCTAGTATTAGGAGCAGGTTACGGTGGATTATCTACTGTAGTAAACCTTCAAAAATTAGTAGGTACAGATGAAGCAGATATAATTTTAATAAATAAAAACGATTATCATTACGAATCAACTTGGTTACATGAGGCTTCGGCTGGTACGTTAAGTCCAGATCAAGTACGTTACGATATTAAAGACGTTATCAATAAAGGAAAAGTTCAATTCGTAAAAGCTACAGTTGAAGGAATTGATGTAAACTCTAAAAAAGTAGCAACAAGTGCTGGGGAATACACGTATGATTACCTTGTGATTGGATTAGGCTTTGAAGGAGAAACATTTGGAATTACAGGTTTAGATAAATATGCTTTATCTATTGCAAACGTAAATGCAGCTCGTCAAATCCGTGACCATATCGAGTACCAATTTGCTACATGGTCTACAGAAGAAACAAGAGATGATGCTCGTTTAACAATCGTTGTAGGTGGGGCTGGATTCTCTGGTATCGAATTCTTAGGAGAGTTAGGGAATCGTATTCCTGAGCTTTGTGCGGAATATGATGTGCCAAAAGAAAAAGTACGTGTTGTTTGTGTTGAAGCAGCACCTATGGTTTTACCAGGATTCGATCCTGAGCTAGTTGAATATGCTGTTCGCCAACTAGAAGCAAAAGGAATTGAATTCTCTATTGGAACACCAGTAGTAGAAGCAACTCCTGAAGGCGTTAAGATTAAAAAAGGTGAAGAGGAATTTGAATTCATCAAAGCTGGAACAGTTGTTTGGGCAGCAGGTGTCCGTGGAAACCGTTTAATCGAAACTTCTGGTATCGAAAATATGCGTGCTCGCGTTAAAGTAGAAAAAGATATGCGTGCTCCTGGATTCCCAGATGTATTCATCGTTGGGGACTGTGCATTAATGATTAATGAAGAGATTAATCGTCCATACCCACCAACAGCTCAAATTGCTATGCAACAAGCTGTAACAGTAGCTCAAAATATCGTAGCTCTTATGAAGGGTGAAAATACGAAAGAATTCGTTCCTGAGCTTAAAGGAACAGTATGTTCTCTAGGTGAGCATGATGCAATTGGTGACGTAATGGGTAGAAAGCTAACTGGTACAAAAGCTTCTATTATGAAAAAGGTTATTGATAACCGTGCTCTTTACATGATCGGTGGAGTTCCATTGATGATCAAAAAAGGTAAATTCAAACTATAATATTAATATAACCAAATCTCCTACTGAATTATTCAGTGGGAGATTTTTTTGTGGAGGAAAATACAAAAAAGCTTGGAGAAGCGTTTTCAGCTTAATCACATCCAATTATAATTATACTTGGTGGATAATAAAAGGTTTTAAGCTTAACTTTTAGTGCATTGTAATAAGGTGAAGGGGATAGATGCCAGTGCAAAATCTTCTGCTGTTTTTGGTTTTAATAGAACAAATAAAAAACAAGATAATTGAGACCCATTAACAAATAACCGTAACAAGAACTTTCCCTTTAATTTTCTCCCCATTTTCTTGTCTTGAAGGAAATTGGCGCTTACACTTATCTTAAGGGAGTTGGTTTAATGTCTAGAGATAAAAGAGGTAGCGTATGGCTAGGAGTAGCTGGGTTAGTTTTAAATAGTAAAGGTGAATGGTTGGTTGTTAACAAGCGATACGGTGGGTTGGAAGGTAAATGGTCGCTTCCAGCTGGCTTTGTAAATGGCAATGAAACAGTTGACGAGGCTGTGCTCAGAGAGGTATTAGAGGAGACAGCGGTAAATTGTAGAGTCATCAATATGATCGGGTTTAGAAGTGGTGTATTGCAAGGAAAAATAAGTGATAATATGGCTATTTTTCTTCTTGAACCAACAACAGATGAGCCAATTATCCAGGTACAGCTTTCAGAGCTTTATGAAGCAAAGTGGATTCATCCTACAGACTTATTGCT harbors:
- a CDS encoding NUDIX domain-containing protein, which codes for MSRDKRGSVWLGVAGLVLNSKGEWLVVNKRYGGLEGKWSLPAGFVNGNETVDEAVLREVLEETAVNCRVINMIGFRSGVLQGKISDNMAIFLLEPTTDEPIIQVQLSELYEAKWIHPTDLLLDETASVMLHELAAASLEVGFPTIDGVDPGDIFGYTSYKLFIK
- a CDS encoding NifU family protein: MTDTINEQVQEVLDKLRPFLLRDGGDCELVDVEDGIVKLRLLGACGSCPSSTITLKAGIERALLEEVPGIVEVEQVF
- a CDS encoding YutD family protein — encoded protein: MIIAEGFTYEVIEDYRDAFKEEAFLERYSEILTKYDYIMGDWGYGQLRLKGFFEDRNQKATFDTKISTMKDYLYEYCNFGCAYFLVKKTGVAPKPVVLELVKDKQENLEQDQL
- a CDS encoding YuzB family protein — protein: MNPMVEFCISNLANGSQEAFDILEQDPDLDVLEYGCLSYCSLCSETLFAIVNGDVVEGNSSEELVSNIYKYIEENPLF
- a CDS encoding TIGR01457 family HAD-type hydrolase, producing the protein MSAYKGYFLDLDGTVYKGQTPIREAVDFVHYLQNKGIEPFFVTNNSSMTQKQLQQKLAKMEIQTSEEQIISSSIAAANYIAEHYPAKSVFMIGEEGLSDALASVGIETTDELAEVVVMGIDHQVNYEKLAQACLSVRAGAAFISTNSDHAFPSERGYLPGNGAFTKLVEHSTGVEPIFTGKPQPFMLEFIQKKYGFKKEEMVMIGDNYQTDILTGIHMGIDTAHVNTGVNRTEELQMLLKKPTHFLETLHDWIK
- a CDS encoding DUF86 domain-containing protein; the encoded protein is MYFVDRKSIALTLKHMRELLVLIDGNKDWNENEITKLALERVGQNMIESVIDVGNSMIDGFIMRDPGGYDDIIDILTDEKVITPEMDAPLKAVIEMRKELVRHFFSVDHKQLESVLVENLPYLKQFPERVENYLINELGPVSAFLPEDSDVRL
- a CDS encoding iron-sulfur cluster assembly accessory protein, which translates into the protein MTEVVNLSEAAAYRVKEMMVHNEEEGSLLRVSVNGGGCSGLSYGMGFEKEKNQDDLVLHQHGLDIIVSKEDASILTGTVIDYKESLMGGGFTIDNPNAIASCGCGSSFRTAKKEGTPESC
- a CDS encoding DUF2225 domain-containing protein, coding for MEILPYYQKEVVCLHCKNKFKSTKIRSKFIKLETHDTDFQPIYQNKEINPLLYNVFVCEHCGFSFTDDFTKYFAPSVKNAIKENITKQWTSRSYGGERTIQEGITAYKLGILCASLKKEKFVSIAGLALRVAWLYRILGQQDEEKRFLEIARDRYIDSYSREDYSGTQMSEIRVLYMIAELSRRIGARDLATRYFSMILEKQSSSVEPSLIEMAKERWQEMRT
- a CDS encoding NAD(P)/FAD-dependent oxidoreductase → MKRPTVLVLGAGYGGLSTVVNLQKLVGTDEADIILINKNDYHYESTWLHEASAGTLSPDQVRYDIKDVINKGKVQFVKATVEGIDVNSKKVATSAGEYTYDYLVIGLGFEGETFGITGLDKYALSIANVNAARQIRDHIEYQFATWSTEETRDDARLTIVVGGAGFSGIEFLGELGNRIPELCAEYDVPKEKVRVVCVEAAPMVLPGFDPELVEYAVRQLEAKGIEFSIGTPVVEATPEGVKIKKGEEEFEFIKAGTVVWAAGVRGNRLIETSGIENMRARVKVEKDMRAPGFPDVFIVGDCALMINEEINRPYPPTAQIAMQQAVTVAQNIVALMKGENTKEFVPELKGTVCSLGEHDAIGDVMGRKLTGTKASIMKKVIDNRALYMIGGVPLMIKKGKFKL
- a CDS encoding YuzD family protein produces the protein MAQEKLTVEVYGADIVCASCVNAPSSKDTYEWLEAAISRKFPEHQITFSYIDIEQPLEDEKQQSIANQIANDEFFYPLIMINEEVIGEGYIQLKPVFSALEKYGYIAN
- a CDS encoding DUF3055 domain-containing protein, translated to MERFFLYDDVEDTKTRFVGFTGESQRYDLAIVQSSRFFGKVLVMDIQYNRSAIIGSDDVEEPGYLEHIFNRSEEEALELREYLRELLS
- a CDS encoding DUF5412 family protein; translated protein: MNNTLFNLFVFIGLGSTLFTIVLLIALFTIKYIRKKPKGFPKKVFVSMSILGTVSAVFWSSWIVNPNFLPQGHPGQTLQSPNGDFKAQVYHMSGFIDYKNVRVDIINNETKKKEMIYYDYVDKALDIMWVEEDTLKIEEKYLEVDRDKFDYRTQGT
- a CDS encoding NAD(P)/FAD-dependent oxidoreductase yields the protein MRKLVLLGGGYGNMRVLLRLLPNNLPDDVEITLIDRTPFHSLKTEFYALAAGTSSDQNIRVAFPDSNKLNIVYGEVEKIDVENKQVILQGEQTVPYNDLVIGLGCEDKYHNVPGAEEYTYSIQTIGRSRDTYNKIGGLPAGSIVGIVGAGLSGIELASELRESRPDLKIKLFDRSPRVLRDFPERLSNFVQKWFDTNDVDVISNSNITKVEPNKLYNHDEIIPVDVVVWTAGIQPAAPVRALPGEKDKTGRIILTQYHDLPSYENVFVVGDCASLPFAPSAQLAEEQAEQIVKVLQARWKGQPLPEKMPEIKLKGFMGSLGKKQGFAYLADISVTGRIARLMKSGLLWMYKRHNG
- the lipA gene encoding lipoyl synthase, translating into MGDGIVTSCKPPKEQHERKPEWLKIKLNTNEDYKGLKKLMRENNLNTVCEEARCPNIHECWGSRRTATFMILGAVCTRACRFCAVKTGLPNELDLAEPERVADSVVIMNLKHAVVTAVARDDLKDGGSEVFAETIRAIRRKNPFTTIEVLPSDMGGIEQNIRNIMDAKPDILNHNIETVRRLTPRVRARAQYDRSLELLKRAKEMQPSIPTKSSLMLGLGETFEEIIEVMDDLRANNVDIMTIGQYLQPTKKHLKVQKYYSPAEFGELRKIAMSKGFSHCEAGPLVRSSYHADEQVNAAAKQRQQQGEELLAVQE
- a CDS encoding alpha/beta hydrolase, giving the protein MNSNTNRLAYNETEVYWKNYQRFFPEELRINDNNLPDEEWWVWNDYHIHLDRMTALDSNIKVVLLHGAGGNGRLLAPYALMLQAYGYDVVSLDLPPYGLSYTESVKSMEYYDWIEIISEFIKQEFNRDGKPIVLLGASIGGMLAYHVASMSKQVKGLIVTTFVDTSNQRVRDQIAPNKLISRLGKFTLDRFPLVLDSFLISVSKVSRMKLITNNYELTKLIIQDSRAAGTKIPLRFLRTFLNAKPIIEPEYFDACPILLVHPEVDPMTPFKLSESFYKRLKCKKRCVILEGAGHFPVEQPGVEQMKIAVLTFLNEIENTFESKED